The Faecalibacter sp. LW9 genome has a segment encoding these proteins:
- the sufD gene encoding Fe-S cluster assembly protein SufD — protein sequence MIDLKENLVSRHNAFLEANQTNPTVDGLRKEAIEIFNNEGFPKRKDEEWKYTNVAPLVKVDYTLNAEAATVDAETINGLFVNNLDSNKVVFVNGKFDAALSSIASEEVTIKPLSEVLVDASYQEVVEQFYGKIALKNEAFVALNNAYATEGFFVQVAKNKIVEKPIEVLYIATGNTQEALLQPRNLIVIGDQAKVQIIEKHVTLNETANLTNALTEINVGKNADLYLYKFQNDTDNVSLIDNTYINQERDSRAHVFTFAFGGKVVRNNLNFFQNGENCNSVMDGITMIENKQHVDHHTFVEHNFPNCESHELYKGIYDGKSEGVFNGKIYVHKEAQKLNAFQQNNNVLLSDTASINTKPQLEIFADDVKCSHGCTVGQLAEDSLFYMQQRGIPKKEAKALLLYAFASDALQRVEIEQVQDVVNHMIAAKLGVDIDFELN from the coding sequence ATGATTGATTTAAAAGAAAATTTAGTTTCTCGTCATAATGCGTTTTTAGAAGCGAACCAAACGAATCCAACTGTTGATGGATTACGTAAGGAAGCGATTGAAATCTTCAATAATGAAGGTTTCCCAAAACGTAAAGACGAAGAATGGAAATATACAAATGTTGCACCTTTAGTTAAAGTAGATTATACTTTAAATGCTGAAGCAGCAACTGTTGATGCTGAAACAATCAATGGTTTATTTGTAAACAACTTAGATTCGAACAAAGTTGTTTTTGTAAACGGTAAATTTGATGCAGCATTATCTTCTATCGCTTCAGAAGAAGTGACAATTAAGCCTTTAAGTGAGGTTTTAGTAGATGCTTCTTACCAAGAAGTTGTAGAGCAATTCTACGGTAAAATTGCGTTAAAAAACGAAGCTTTTGTAGCTTTAAATAACGCGTATGCAACTGAAGGTTTCTTCGTGCAAGTTGCTAAAAACAAAATCGTAGAAAAACCAATTGAAGTATTATACATCGCAACTGGAAATACGCAAGAAGCTTTATTACAACCAAGAAATTTAATTGTAATTGGAGATCAAGCGAAAGTTCAAATCATCGAAAAACACGTGACTTTAAACGAAACTGCAAACTTAACGAATGCATTAACGGAAATTAACGTGGGTAAAAACGCTGATTTATACTTATACAAATTCCAAAACGATACTGATAATGTTTCTTTAATTGATAATACCTACATCAACCAAGAACGTGATTCTCGTGCACACGTCTTTACATTTGCATTTGGAGGAAAAGTGGTTCGTAACAATTTAAACTTCTTCCAAAACGGAGAAAACTGTAATTCGGTAATGGATGGTATTACAATGATTGAAAACAAACAACACGTGGATCACCACACATTTGTTGAGCATAATTTCCCGAACTGTGAATCTCACGAGTTATACAAAGGAATTTATGACGGTAAATCTGAAGGTGTTTTCAACGGAAAAATTTACGTTCATAAAGAAGCACAGAAATTAAACGCGTTCCAACAAAATAACAACGTATTATTATCTGATACAGCTTCGATCAACACTAAACCTCAGTTAGAGATTTTTGCAGATGATGTAAAATGTTCTCACGGATGTACTGTTGGTCAATTAGCAGAAGATTCGTTATTCTATATGCAACAACGTGGTATTCCTAAGAAAGAAGCGAAAGCATTATTATTATACGCTTTTGCATCGGATGCTTTACAACGTGTAGAAATTGAGCAAGTACAAGACGTTGTGAATCATATGATCGCCGCTAAATTAGGTGTGGATATTGACTTTGAATTAAATTAA
- the sufC gene encoding Fe-S cluster assembly ATPase SufC yields the protein MLLNIQDLHARIEEREILKGLNLQINPGEVHAIMGPNGAGKSTLSNVITGREDYEVTAGEIELDNESILELAPEERAQKGIFMSFQYPIEIPGVSVTNFIKTSINEMRKAQGLEEMGASEMLKEIRQKADLLGIKKDFLSRSLNEGFSGGEKKRNEIFQMLMLNPKLAILDETDSGLDIDALRIVAEGVNAFKNENNGVLVITHYQRLLDYIVPDFVHVLADGKIIKSGGKELALELEEKGYDWVKEEAGI from the coding sequence ATGTTATTAAATATACAAGACTTACACGCTCGTATCGAAGAGCGCGAAATTTTAAAAGGATTAAACTTACAAATTAATCCAGGTGAGGTTCACGCCATCATGGGACCTAATGGTGCTGGTAAATCAACTTTATCTAATGTAATCACAGGTAGAGAAGATTACGAAGTTACTGCTGGTGAAATTGAATTAGACAACGAATCTATCTTAGAGTTAGCTCCAGAAGAAAGAGCACAAAAAGGTATTTTTATGTCTTTCCAATATCCAATCGAAATTCCTGGTGTTTCTGTAACAAACTTTATCAAAACTTCTATCAACGAAATGCGTAAAGCACAAGGTTTAGAAGAAATGGGAGCTTCAGAAATGTTAAAAGAAATTCGTCAAAAAGCAGATTTATTAGGAATCAAAAAAGATTTCTTATCTCGTTCTTTAAACGAAGGTTTCTCTGGAGGTGAGAAAAAACGTAACGAAATTTTCCAAATGTTAATGTTAAACCCAAAATTAGCGATCTTAGATGAAACTGATTCTGGATTAGATATCGATGCTTTACGTATCGTTGCTGAAGGGGTTAACGCGTTCAAAAACGAAAACAATGGAGTTTTAGTTATTACGCACTACCAACGTTTATTAGACTACATCGTTCCTGATTTCGTTCACGTTTTAGCGGACGGAAAAATCATCAAATCTGGAGGTAAAGAATTAGCTTTAGAATTAGAAGAAAAAGGTTACGACTGGGTTAAAGAAGAGGCAGGAATCTAA